One stretch of Armigeres subalbatus isolate Guangzhou_Male chromosome 2, GZ_Asu_2, whole genome shotgun sequence DNA includes these proteins:
- the LOC134212429 gene encoding bifunctional endo-1,4-beta-xylanase XylA-like, translating into MIAVILYIYVLFIGDTLGQNNDPSKGISPSAQPQGFYSQNNDNNGLSNQVSNSNGFTEWNNLQAYNQRNYIPNSNQWQPMTNFNYYNPFNPRQWNGDPYSSRALPGSNNSPYLPIPQGYYSKDRSDDNGYGYDNPRANYGSANADALNYLYYMYNRFGYDPRWATAFGNTGNRRQDMFGMPWPYRGNVKPKTTKKPATTTTTTLQPYRKSKFIVPNMWG; encoded by the exons ATGATTGCAGTTATACTGTACATTTATGTGCTGTTCATAGGAGACACCCTTGGGCAAAATAATGATCCATCCAAAGGGATTAGCCCATCGGCCCAGCCCCAAGGCTTCTATTCTCAAAATAATGACAATAATGGACTGAGCAACCAAGTGAGCAACTCGAATGGATTTACTGAATGGAATAA TCTACAGGCTTATAACCAACGAAACTATATACCCAATAGTAATCAGTGGCAACCCATGACGAATTTCAACTATTACAATCCATTTAATCCTCGACAATGGAACGGCGATCCATATTCATCCCGAGCACTTCCCGGCTCGAACAATAGCCCTTATCTACCGATTCCACAAGGGTACTATAGCAAAGATCGGAGCGATGATAACGGATACGGTTATGATAATCCACGGGCAAACTATGGTTCCGCTAATGCTGATGCGCTGAACTACTTGTACTATATGTACAATAGATTCGGATACGATCCACGATGGGCAACCGCATTCGGAAATACTGGTAACAGAAG GCAAGATATGTTCGGAATGCCCTGGCCCTATCGTGGAAATGTAAAGCCCAAAACGACAAAGAAGCCAGCTACAACAACAACGACCACTTTGCAACCATATAGGAAAAGCAAATTCATCGTCCCCAACATGTGGGGATAA